A section of the Lepus europaeus isolate LE1 chromosome 10, mLepTim1.pri, whole genome shotgun sequence genome encodes:
- the LOC133768140 gene encoding proline-rich protein HaeIII subfamily 1-like: MTEGPRAEGSRGRDVDHGEPRPPSAASLFLHSRLCTGGGAARPQTLHDPKRSRFPDEKGNHQAAQPESRPQTMRAGRQPPPRLRTRRPPARPPHLPGPRLSGCPPPPPPPPPPPRPGARAAGRGAGRPPSAPRQRSSRRPAAAPSGGKRLRSNRFQLLQTKLPGHPAGRGRRPAGRGLTSRPAVPSANRRSRARGGPARSWKGPATAADVAGHPRVPPRQPSPPTRGAAGWRRRQKPCGLRLEMRPVVPPQSS; the protein is encoded by the exons ATGACCGAGGGGCCGAGGGCTGAGGGGAGCCGGGGCCGGGATGTGGACCACGGGGAGCCCCGGCCGCCCTCGGCCGCCTCTTTGTTCCTGCACTCACGGCTCTGCACTGGCGGTGGTGCTGCGCGCCCCCAAACCCTGCACGACCCCAAACGCTCTCGTTTTCCGGATGAGAAGGGAAACCACCAGGCAGCTCAGCCAGAGTCGCGGCCGCAAACAATGCGCGCCGGACGACAA CCGCCGCCGCGGCTCCGCACccggcgcccgcccgcccgcccgcctcacCTGCCGGGTCCACGGCTCAGCGggtgcccgccgccgccgccgccgccgccgccgcctcctcgccCGGGAGCGAGGGCTGCGGGCCGAGGTGCCGGGCGCCCGCCGTCCGCGCCTCGCCAGCGCTCCTCCAGGCGGCCCGCGGCGGCGCCGAGCGGTGGAAAGCGCCTCCGCTCAAACCGGTTTCAGCTGCTCCAGACCAAACTGCCAGGCCACCCCGCAGGGCGGGGCCGgaggccggcggggcggggcctgacgTCACGCCCGGCCGTGCCTTCGGCCAATCGGCGGTCGCGCGCTAGAGGCGGGCCCGCGCGTTCCTGGAAAGGGCCCGCGACGGCGGCCGACGTGGCCGGGCATCCCCGGGTTCCCCCGCGTCAGCCTAGTCCTCCGACCCgcggggctgcagggtggcgACGCAGACAGAAGCCATGTGGCCTGAGATTGGAGATGCGGCCCGTGGTTCCCCCCCAAAGCTCTTAG